One genomic region from Bacteroidales bacterium encodes:
- a CDS encoding TonB-dependent receptor — protein sequence MLSRYLLIIFSLILVGLSVLAQEKRFSISGNIVDDVTGEDLIGATVYIEELKSGSSANEYGFYSVSIPSGNYRLVFSFVGYQNFQQTIELVNDTRINVRLVPKVDEIQEVVISAEGRNANVSRTEMSVERIPMKTLKRIPALMGEVDIIKAIQLLPGVQSTSEGSSGFSVRGGGHDQNLIILDEATVYNASHLMGFFSVFNNDAIKDVKLYKGDIPASFGGRLSSLLDVRTKDGNNRKFSATGGIGTISSRVTLEGPLFTEKASYLLSGRRTYADMFLIFANDKDLRKSTLYFYDMNGKLNYRINENNRLFLAAYMGRDKFRNKVAGMNFGNQTVTLRWNHIFSPKLFSNYTLVGSFYDYYLKAELSEQIAMDWKSNMKDFGFKADFTWHLNPNNNMKFGYHLLYHMFSPGKGGGIGDLSIITQFHDPMKYALEHAFFLSNESKIGKKLTVKYGVRYTLFQNIGNGEQFYLLDNYQVSDSVTYAKGKIFHTTGQWEPRIGFVYAFNDKNSVKGSYSRTAQFIQLASNSSAGSPLDVWFPSTPNVKPQICDQYALGYFRNFFDNQFETSVELYYKDMRNVVDFKDHADLMGNSDLEQEIRFGKGEAYGLELMIRKNEGKLNGWVSYTYATASRKVDEVNKGKWYRSPYDKPVNVSIVLNYELSPRWVVSANWVYASGTPVTYPVGRYEIDGRYVPVYSGRNEYRYPDYHRLDLSATWSFKPKPGRRLKSELNFSLYNAYGRHNPWTITFRQEEDNPDVTYAEMVYLFSFVPSITWNFTF from the coding sequence ATGTTGAGCCGGTATTTACTCATTATTTTTTCATTGATTCTGGTTGGTTTATCCGTTTTAGCTCAGGAAAAGCGTTTTTCTATCAGTGGGAATATTGTAGATGATGTTACAGGAGAAGACCTGATCGGAGCTACGGTATATATAGAAGAATTAAAGTCCGGGTCTTCTGCGAATGAATATGGATTTTACTCTGTAAGTATCCCTTCGGGAAACTACCGGTTGGTATTTTCTTTTGTAGGTTATCAGAATTTCCAACAAACCATTGAACTGGTAAATGATACAAGGATCAACGTCCGGCTGGTGCCTAAAGTGGATGAGATACAGGAAGTGGTGATATCTGCGGAGGGGAGAAACGCCAATGTATCCCGCACGGAAATGAGCGTTGAACGTATCCCGATGAAAACATTAAAACGGATTCCTGCTTTGATGGGGGAAGTAGACATCATTAAGGCGATCCAGTTATTGCCGGGCGTGCAGTCTACCTCTGAAGGATCTTCCGGATTCAGCGTCCGGGGCGGGGGACACGATCAGAACCTGATCATATTGGATGAAGCGACCGTGTACAACGCGTCCCACCTGATGGGATTCTTTTCCGTATTTAATAATGATGCGATCAAGGACGTGAAGTTATATAAGGGCGATATACCCGCCAGCTTCGGTGGCCGTTTGTCCTCATTACTCGATGTACGCACCAAGGACGGAAACAACCGGAAATTTTCCGCTACAGGGGGGATCGGAACCATTTCCAGCCGTGTCACCCTTGAAGGTCCTTTATTTACGGAAAAGGCGAGTTACCTGCTTTCGGGCCGGCGGACCTATGCGGACATGTTTCTGATCTTTGCCAATGATAAGGATCTACGGAAATCTACCCTTTATTTCTATGATATGAACGGTAAACTGAATTATCGTATCAATGAGAACAACCGTTTATTCCTGGCTGCTTATATGGGAAGGGATAAATTCAGGAATAAAGTTGCCGGGATGAATTTCGGCAATCAAACAGTGACTTTACGGTGGAACCATATTTTTTCTCCCAAGTTATTTTCTAATTATACCCTGGTCGGAAGTTTTTACGATTATTACCTGAAAGCCGAACTGAGTGAACAGATAGCCATGGATTGGAAATCGAACATGAAAGATTTCGGATTTAAAGCGGATTTCACCTGGCATTTGAATCCCAATAATAACATGAAATTCGGTTATCATCTTTTGTACCATATGTTTTCCCCGGGTAAGGGGGGTGGGATAGGAGACCTGTCTATTATCACACAGTTTCACGACCCCATGAAATATGCTCTGGAACATGCGTTTTTTCTTTCCAATGAAAGTAAGATCGGTAAGAAGCTGACGGTAAAATATGGTGTCCGTTATACTCTTTTCCAGAACATCGGTAACGGGGAACAGTTCTATTTGTTGGATAATTACCAGGTCAGCGATTCGGTGACCTATGCCAAAGGTAAGATATTCCATACCACAGGGCAGTGGGAACCCAGGATCGGATTTGTCTATGCGTTCAATGATAAGAACTCGGTGAAAGGCAGTTATTCCCGGACCGCCCAGTTCATACAGCTTGCTTCCAACTCTTCCGCAGGTTCACCGCTGGATGTATGGTTTCCTTCCACGCCGAATGTCAAGCCCCAGATATGCGACCAGTATGCCCTGGGATATTTCAGGAACTTTTTCGACAACCAGTTTGAGACATCCGTCGAATTGTACTATAAAGACATGCGTAATGTCGTTGATTTCAAGGATCATGCGGATTTGATGGGCAATTCTGATCTGGAACAGGAGATCCGTTTCGGAAAGGGTGAAGCCTATGGATTAGAATTGATGATCCGTAAAAACGAAGGAAAACTGAACGGATGGGTGAGTTATACTTATGCCACAGCTTCCCGGAAGGTGGATGAGGTCAATAAGGGAAAATGGTATCGTTCGCCTTATGATAAGCCTGTCAATGTCTCCATTGTATTGAATTATGAGTTATCTCCCCGTTGGGTGGTATCGGCTAACTGGGTATATGCCAGCGGTACCCCGGTAACTTATCCGGTAGGGCGTTATGAGATCGACGGACGTTATGTGCCTGTTTATTCGGGCCGTAATGAATATCGATATCCTGATTACCACCGGCTCGACCTGTCTGCCACCTGGTCGTTCAAACCCAAACCGGGACGACGCCTTAAAAGTGAATTGAATTTTTCATTGTACAACGCTTACGGACGCCATAACCCGTGGACCATTACTTTCCGGCAGGAGGAGGATAACCCCGATGTGACTTATGCGGAAATGGTT